A region of Polyangiaceae bacterium DNA encodes the following proteins:
- a CDS encoding DUF3943 domain-containing protein, whose amino-acid sequence MSPALWVLLLSGPVEAPAAVADEQSWTIPSLHALGLMSTMRLGEAVIWPEPFADTDLARMGRSYEAAYTQPPKWDSSRRAFEWDGDPWWVNSIGHALFGSELYLRARTCHHGVLPALAFTAIGSTVWEYGFEANGVRPSALDLWYTPAAGLVLGEARYQGWRLARGIGDRTWRGLLTGVLDPFGELERWAGTKC is encoded by the coding sequence GTGAGCCCGGCGCTCTGGGTGTTGCTCCTCTCGGGCCCGGTGGAGGCACCGGCAGCCGTGGCCGACGAGCAGTCCTGGACCATCCCCTCGCTGCACGCCCTGGGGCTCATGTCCACGATGCGCCTCGGCGAGGCGGTGATCTGGCCCGAGCCCTTCGCCGACACCGATCTCGCGCGTATGGGCCGGAGCTACGAGGCTGCGTACACGCAACCGCCGAAGTGGGACTCGTCGCGGCGCGCCTTCGAGTGGGACGGCGACCCCTGGTGGGTCAACTCGATCGGCCACGCGCTCTTCGGCAGCGAGCTCTACCTGCGCGCGCGCACCTGTCACCACGGCGTCCTGCCCGCCCTGGCCTTCACGGCCATCGGCAGCACCGTCTGGGAGTACGGCTTCGAAGCGAACGGCGTGCGCCCGAGCGCCCTCGATCTCTGGTACACGCCAGCCGCGGGGCTCGTGCTCGGCGAGGCCCGCTACCAGGGCTGGCGGCTCGCGCGGGGCATCGGCGACCGCACCTGGCGCGGTCTGCTCACCGGCGTGCTCGATCCCTTCGGCGAGCTGGAGCGCTGGGCGGGAACGAAGTGCTGA
- a CDS encoding metallophosphoesterase, with protein MASAKVPRSAIRIAVVGDVHLRWDDRDVELLDAADYDLVAFVGDLAGYRQNALGVATSIARLRTPAFVIPGNHDGVSLPHLAAETFERRRLAAVLGRGQRRRCRDLRQALAPVPLAGYSLHEVRRETLALSVITGRPHSQGGDFFAFASYLEEVYGVRSLTASADRLCRLVDEAPHERLIFVAHNGPSGLGARRHDIWGCDFRRQEGDFGDADLRAAIEHARRAGKRVLAVAAGHMHHRLKGGGERKWLLESDGVLYVNAARVPRIEQELRYHVCLETDGERARAELIAVAA; from the coding sequence ATGGCAAGCGCGAAAGTACCACGGTCCGCCATCCGCATCGCCGTCGTCGGGGACGTCCACCTGCGCTGGGACGACCGCGACGTGGAGCTCCTGGACGCGGCGGACTACGATCTGGTGGCGTTCGTCGGTGATCTGGCGGGCTACCGGCAAAATGCCCTCGGAGTAGCCACGAGCATCGCTCGTCTCAGGACACCAGCCTTCGTCATCCCCGGCAATCACGACGGCGTGAGCCTGCCGCACCTGGCCGCCGAGACCTTCGAACGCCGGCGACTCGCGGCCGTGCTCGGGCGCGGCCAGCGCCGCCGCTGCCGCGATCTGCGTCAGGCGCTCGCGCCCGTGCCGCTCGCGGGCTACAGCCTGCACGAGGTCCGGCGCGAGACCCTCGCGCTGAGCGTCATCACCGGGCGCCCCCACTCGCAGGGCGGCGACTTCTTCGCCTTCGCGAGCTACCTCGAAGAGGTGTACGGCGTGCGCTCGCTCACGGCTTCGGCGGACCGGCTCTGCCGGCTGGTGGACGAGGCGCCGCACGAGCGCCTGATCTTCGTGGCCCACAACGGCCCGAGCGGCCTCGGCGCGCGGCGCCACGACATCTGGGGCTGCGACTTCCGGCGCCAGGAGGGCGACTTCGGCGACGCCGATCTGCGCGCCGCCATCGAGCACGCCAGGCGCGCCGGCAAACGCGTGCTCGCGGTCGCCGCCGGGCACATGCACCACCGCTTGAAGGGCGGCGGCGAGCGCAAGTGGCTGCTCGAGTCCGACGGAGTGCTCTACGTCAACGCGGCGCGCGTGCCCCGCATCGAGCAGGAGCTCCGCTACCACGTGTGTCTGGAGACCGACGGCGAGCGCGCCCGCGCGGAGCTCATCGCGGTGGCCGCGTGA
- the arsC gene encoding arsenate reductase (glutaredoxin) (This arsenate reductase requires both glutathione and glutaredoxin to convert arsenate to arsenite, after which the efflux transporter formed by ArsA and ArsB can extrude the arsenite from the cell, providing resistance.) has translation MAASKNEIVIYHNPRCSKSRQALELLRERGKEPKVVEYLKDAPSAARIKELIDLLGVPPHELLRKGEAPYKELGLSKESSRAEVAKAIAEFPILLERPVVVAGKRAVIARPPERALELL, from the coding sequence ATGGCCGCTTCGAAGAACGAGATCGTCATCTACCACAACCCGCGCTGCTCCAAGAGCCGGCAGGCCCTGGAGCTCTTGCGCGAGCGCGGCAAGGAGCCGAAGGTGGTCGAGTACCTGAAGGACGCGCCGAGCGCCGCCCGGATCAAGGAGCTCATCGATCTGCTCGGCGTTCCGCCCCACGAGCTCTTGCGCAAGGGCGAGGCCCCCTACAAGGAGCTCGGCCTGTCGAAGGAGTCCAGCCGTGCCGAGGTCGCGAAGGCCATCGCCGAGTTTCCCATCTTGCTCGAGCGACCGGTGGTGGTCGCCGGCAAGCGCGCGGTCATCGCGCGTCCGCCGGAGCGAGCGCTGGAGCTACTCTGA
- a CDS encoding OmpA family protein: MRRHPLSFALVGASLVCSAPTRGDETPSLALSPAPAGEPTLFTEPAQVRGDAHLRARLLGVFASQPLVLQNQDQEFDRVVERQLWLHTLVSFAFRHRYQLSLDVPLLLSQATGAAPPHGNTAARPLEETLLGDVRFGARAKLLGPAGEGEHLALAAAVALPTGKDYAGDGGLGGRLALLADGQYSRWLWAADAGFRLRPGTRLPGIVPTRVGSELTASVAQSTFVDEGKTVALGSELAAFFTVGEGAKLLDPHATRAHFLIQARYRPLTELELGAGVGPDLGQAAGAADFRALAFVGFSPEQAPPPPDRDDDRVPDRVDACIDLPGVPSQDPLMNGCPEVPPDFDADEIPDQFDACPKEPGIPTGDRRTHGCPKLVDSDGDGIVDRVDACPEDKGVPSADKKRHGCPPPPPPPPPVAHVEAEQVVISEQVQFEHGTAVLRPESDGILSEVAKVLAEHPELELIEVAGHTDDTGTPAINDKLSAERAESVVKWLVDHGTAAARLSAKGYGQTAPIADNGSEEGRAKNRRVEFRILKRAPKEPAP; this comes from the coding sequence GTGCGCCGTCATCCCCTCTCGTTCGCGCTCGTCGGTGCCTCGCTCGTGTGTAGCGCTCCCACTCGTGGCGACGAGACGCCGTCCCTCGCCCTGAGTCCCGCGCCCGCGGGCGAGCCGACGCTCTTCACCGAGCCGGCCCAGGTCCGAGGCGACGCGCACCTGCGCGCGCGGCTGCTCGGGGTCTTCGCCAGCCAGCCGCTCGTGCTCCAGAACCAGGACCAGGAATTCGACCGCGTCGTCGAGCGCCAGCTCTGGCTGCACACGCTGGTGTCGTTTGCCTTCCGGCACCGCTACCAGCTCTCCCTCGACGTGCCCTTGCTGCTCTCGCAGGCGACGGGCGCCGCGCCGCCGCACGGCAACACCGCCGCCCGCCCGCTGGAAGAGACGCTGCTCGGCGACGTCCGCTTCGGAGCGCGCGCCAAGCTCCTGGGTCCGGCCGGGGAAGGTGAGCACCTGGCGCTCGCGGCGGCGGTGGCGCTGCCCACAGGCAAGGACTACGCGGGGGACGGCGGCCTCGGCGGACGCCTGGCGCTGCTCGCGGACGGCCAGTACTCGCGCTGGCTTTGGGCCGCCGACGCCGGCTTCCGCCTCCGGCCAGGGACGCGGCTGCCGGGCATCGTGCCGACGCGGGTCGGCAGCGAGCTCACGGCCAGCGTCGCGCAGAGCACCTTCGTGGACGAGGGAAAGACCGTCGCGCTCGGCAGCGAGCTCGCCGCGTTCTTCACCGTGGGCGAGGGCGCCAAGCTCCTCGACCCACACGCCACGCGCGCGCACTTCCTGATCCAGGCGCGCTATCGACCCCTCACCGAGCTCGAGCTCGGCGCCGGCGTCGGACCTGATCTGGGCCAGGCGGCGGGCGCGGCGGACTTCCGCGCGCTCGCCTTCGTGGGCTTCTCGCCGGAGCAGGCTCCACCGCCGCCGGATCGCGACGACGATCGCGTCCCCGATCGCGTCGATGCCTGCATCGACCTGCCCGGGGTCCCCTCGCAGGATCCGCTGATGAACGGCTGCCCGGAGGTGCCGCCGGACTTCGACGCCGACGAGATCCCCGATCAGTTCGACGCCTGCCCGAAGGAGCCTGGGATCCCGACCGGCGATCGCCGAACGCACGGCTGCCCGAAGCTCGTGGACAGCGACGGCGACGGCATCGTCGATCGCGTGGACGCCTGCCCCGAGGACAAGGGCGTCCCGAGCGCGGACAAGAAGAGGCACGGCTGTCCTCCGCCGCCTCCGCCGCCCCCGCCGGTCGCACACGTCGAAGCAGAGCAGGTCGTGATCTCCGAGCAGGTGCAGTTCGAGCACGGCACGGCGGTGCTCCGACCCGAGAGCGACGGCATCCTGAGCGAGGTAGCGAAGGTCCTGGCCGAGCACCCCGAGCTCGAGCTGATCGAGGTCGCGGGCCACACCGACGACACCGGCACGCCGGCCATCAACGACAAGCTGAGCGCCGAGCGCGCCGAGAGCGTGGTGAAGTGGCTGGTGGATCACGGCACGGCCGCCGCGCGCCTCAGCGCCAAGGGCTACGGGCAGACCGCGCCCATCGCCGACAACGGGAGCGAAGAGGGCCGCGCAAAGAACCGGCGCGTCGAGTTCCGGATCCTGAAGCGCGCGCCGAAGGAGCCGGCACCTTGA